One genomic window of Comamonas serinivorans includes the following:
- the minD gene encoding septum site-determining protein MinD: MAKIVVVTSGKGGVGKTTTSAAFASGLALRGHKTAVIDFDVGLRNLDLIMGCERRVVYDFVNVIHGEANLTQALIKDKQCDNLFVLAASQTRDKDALTQEGVGKVLEDLDKMGFEYIVCDSPAGIEQGALMAMHFADEAVVVTNPEVSSVRDSDRILGMLGSKTKRAIEGKEPIKEHLLITRYNPSRVEDGQMLSLDDIKDILRIELIGVIPESEAVLQASNQGMPAVHLKGTDVSEAYLDVIDRFLGADKPLRFIDAEKPGFFKRLFGGR, from the coding sequence ATGGCAAAAATCGTCGTCGTGACCTCGGGCAAAGGTGGTGTGGGCAAGACCACCACCAGCGCCGCCTTCGCCTCCGGCCTGGCCTTGCGGGGCCACAAAACCGCCGTCATCGACTTTGACGTGGGCCTGCGCAACCTGGACCTGATCATGGGCTGCGAGCGCCGGGTGGTGTACGACTTCGTCAACGTCATCCACGGCGAGGCCAACCTCACCCAGGCCCTCATCAAGGACAAGCAGTGCGACAACCTGTTCGTGCTGGCGGCCAGCCAGACGCGCGACAAGGACGCGCTGACGCAGGAGGGCGTGGGCAAGGTGCTGGAAGACCTGGACAAGATGGGCTTCGAGTACATCGTCTGCGACTCGCCGGCCGGCATCGAGCAGGGCGCGCTGATGGCCATGCACTTCGCCGACGAGGCCGTGGTGGTGACCAACCCGGAAGTCTCCAGCGTGCGCGACTCGGACCGCATCCTGGGCATGCTGGGCAGCAAGACCAAGCGCGCCATCGAGGGCAAGGAGCCGATCAAGGAACACCTGCTGATCACGCGCTACAACCCCAGCCGCGTCGAAGACGGCCAGATGCTGTCGCTGGACGACATCAAGGACATCCTGCGCATCGAGCTGATCGGCGTGATCCCCGAAAGCGAGGCCGTGCTGCAGGCGTCCAACCAGGGCATGCCCGCCGTGCACCTCAAGGGCACGGACGTGTCCGAGGCCTACCTGGACGTGATCGACCGGTTCCTCGGTGCAGACAAGCCCCTGCGCTTCATCGACGCCGAAAAGCCCGGCTTCTTCAAACGCCTGTTTGGTGGGAGGTAA
- the minE gene encoding cell division topological specificity factor MinE: protein MSLLSLLLGEKKKTASVAKERLQIILAHERVGKNMGEPDYLPALQRDLVAVISKYIKIDPRDIQVNLDRQDNFEVLEVKIELPDAPR from the coding sequence ATGTCCCTGTTGTCCCTGCTCCTGGGCGAGAAGAAGAAAACCGCTTCGGTGGCCAAGGAGCGCCTGCAGATCATCCTGGCGCACGAGCGCGTGGGCAAGAACATGGGCGAGCCGGATTACCTGCCCGCCCTGCAGCGTGACCTGGTGGCGGTGATCAGCAAGTACATCAAGATCGATCCGCGCGACATCCAGGTCAACCTGGACCGCCAGGACAATTTCGAGGTGCTGGAAGTCAAGATCGAGCTGCCCGACGCACCGCGCTGA